The Lytechinus variegatus isolate NC3 chromosome 11, Lvar_3.0, whole genome shotgun sequence genome contains the following window.
tacctctcagccaatcaaaatccagaaaagttatcagatctgacaactggtcggacaaaaatgttgatgaaacgctcccctgtttatgcaaaaaaaaacggACCCTTGGTCAAGACGGAAAGAATACATGGGAAGGCATTCTAACGGAATAACTGTTGACCCCTTCTCGGTGCCTACAAAATGATAGATCCACCCCACGTAAAAAAAGAGGTcagtaataccttggtcacatttgctctacggcggccgtaaggcgagtcgaaaacagccgttttaatatttttgtaccagctacatatagtgggtttgaataataatgaacaaaacgactgatttcgactcgccgtacggccaccgtagagcaaatgtgaccaaggcaTAATTTCCATTTCTCCCGATTGTTAGCGGTTATCCACatagatctggggcccgtttcataaagactcaTTACCATAACTATAACAAGTTTGTGATCAGTCAATCAGATGATTTTGGTagttttaaaatgttatttaaacaagtttcatgaaacgtGCCCCCTGTTGTAACATGGCCCTGGCTGGGAAGCGGGGTGCTggaagttgtgaaaaaatgtttgtaaccaaaatgaccttctaGAGTGAAcccattttttccttttctttttgcttttcaaagtttttggggaccaaaatgacctccattttacattgagaaccttttttctccttcataTTAATATCAGCACTCTAAAAAAATCGTTCCTAGGGCCATGTGCTGTAACTTTGCCAATGTGTCAATTACCACAATGGCAATTAACAGGGTACATCAGCCAATGTCattcaaggtttccatggtagttgccatagttatcaatctttatgaaacaggccgcCGGGCCATGGTATTTTGAGTATTCGATTGCTAGAAGACGTGGTCTACAATCCCCTCGCCCCCTTCAGAATGGTGTCCTTGGTTTTCCGTATTCTTTTCGACGTCGTACTTTGCTCGACTACCGCATCGACAGTCGTTCGTCTTCCTGGCCACCCACTGCCGCAGGTTCGTCACAACCCACACCACTGTGTAAATTACAAAGATGGCTGCGGCAAGAGAGAGCAAGGCAATGATGGACGTGACGGGGTTCTCCCCGTAGTCGAGAAAGAAGTAAACCACTCCCCCACTCACAGCCCAGTAGATCAACGTGAAGGTGAGATACATCATTCCATACGTTATTGGGTAGACCACGTGACCAAATAAACAGGGCGTGGCCGTTACTGTGACTTCCAATAGGGTGAAAGCGGCAGGGAGGAGGTGGATGGTGATGTCCTCCACCCAGCTGAGGGCGTCTGTATTTTGCTCGAATAAGAACGCCCAGTAAACGATGGCGACGATGAGCGACCACGTCACAAGTACGTCATAAAGAACCCATTGTATAGTGTATCGAAGAGACAGTGCTGTcgtgaaaattaaagaaaatggaaCAAAACATAACTTTGTTATCGACATTGACACACTGCCCTAAATTTTATGCATATTGAATAAAGTCACCATTCATTATCCTGCCGCCCTATATACAAGCGAGCAGATCGAACGAGCGCAATAAAGAGAACAATCTTGTTTCATTGTACAATTCATCAAAACACATAAGGATAGGTTCGTATAATTTGGTTTCTTTTAATCACCTTACTCCTGAATAATTCATGTATGCCTTCTTGCCTTCCAAAACATCATTAAACGGCGCGCGTTTCGGAAAATGAAGCAatgtatttacaaaataataaattagaaTGCTCCCTATTGCATGATTCCGGGTGTTGCTCCGGCCCACCTTCAAAATATTGTGGGACATGTCCGTCCTCTGGAACGACGTACATGACATGgacatgcatgacgcaatgaacACATATTTCTTAAAACGTTTAATTGGAACGTTATCAAACCCCCTGTTTACATCTTTAACCTAATATttatttggcaaaatgaaaattacataaGGATACATACAATTTAAAGATCAAAGAATGAACAATAGGAATAGAAATTAACCACTGGAATGCCAGGCGGAGAAATAATTAACTATGAATAACTGTGGCAATACGCCTTCTATCCCACCTTTTCCGGTAGTTTTCAAATTCCctcaatgatgaaaatttccaaAGTTATACCTATTTATACGAAAGACGATGCTAGTTTATTTACCAATATCGTCTGGCCTAGTTCTATACTCTCGCGTTTTTCGAAAATATTAGAATGACTGGTTTATGATAGGTTATACAAATTATGACTAGCAACTATTTACTCAATAATGATCAATACGGATTCAGGAAATTTCACTCTACTGAATATGCAATGTTTAAGTTATATGATATGGTATCATCTGCCTTAGCCAATCATGAACATGTCATATGAGTTTTTATGGACTTTAAGAAAGGCTTTTGATACCCTTGATCATATTATACTTTTAAACAAGCTTTACCATTACGGGATTCGTGGTACTCCTTAATTTGGACTGGTTCCATAGTTATCTTTCTtgttgaagtcaatatacaattTTCAGTGATACCAAATCAAATATATTACCAGTTACCTGCGGTGTGCCAAAGGGCTCCATTTTGGACACGCTTCTTTTTTGATATATGTCAAAGTTTTCAACTTTATTGTTTGCAGATGACACTAATATTTTTTGCTCACAGTCAAGCTTGATCAATCTTGTTTACTAGTATATTAAATGCAAAATTGCTCAAATTATCAAATTGGTTTAAATGCAACAAATTGTGGTTGAATTTGGGTAAGACCAACCTCATCCACTTTGAAACTCGTGCTCACACTAAGAAAATAAGcatttcattaaatataaacagaattatgatccaacaaaagaaaaataccaAAATTCCTCGGAATTCAAATTGACGTGTGCCTTTCTTGGCACTAGCACGTACGTGACTTTCGTCAAGTCTTTCACGATACGCTGGtgtcataggcggcggaagcggggggacgtgtccccccctaaatttgaggaggggggggggcgatcccccctaaatttgttgttggagaccttttttttttttttttttttgcttgtcaaaataattttggttgtcccctccttaaatttttggcttccgccgccaatggctgGTGTTATGCACAAATTGCGGCCATTTGTGCCACTTCGTATCtacaattcattcattcactcattcattttatattgcaCTTTATATTGCAATATAGCATAAGCCAACAAGAAAGGTAATACAGATCGCATTTATGATTACAATCAAAGAGAGCCTTGCGGCTTTGTACGGGGTCTGGATATTTTGCCCAAACTGATCCTTTTTTTGTAGACTGAAAACACTGAAAGttatattcataataattatgcaaatagcGATTTTTATGTATCAGTTAAACAAAATTGAGTTACCTTAATTTCGTGATAATTTTACTTCGAATAGAGACATTCATAATTATCCAATTAGACATTCATTTggttttcattcattcactccCAAAAGTGCATGCATTAGTCCATAGATCAATAAGATATGTAGGACCTTACATTTGAAATTCAGGAAGAATATGAAGGATTTATATCTCTCCAAATACTGTAAATGATATTTCTCTAAAGTACTCTCATATTCTGTCAATTCTTGTTATGCATGgtgataaataaaacaaacaattgtAAAAGATTGCGATTGACAGAATAAAtaacaacaaacaaaataataaaaacaaaaagaaaataacagagcTGCTGTCGTCCCTTTTTTATATCTCTTACACTTTAGGATAGAATTTAACGAAATCAACCGTGTTGCCAGGTCCAAGCTGAAGAATATCCCCAAAAGGCACTTGAAAAATCCCCAAATCCCAAAATTTTTAAAGCCATAAAAATGACTAAAAGTGATAACTGCTATCATGGTTATTGCCCAAAACTAGTTATTGTGTGCTCGTTTGTTCACACCAAgtaattttgtgtgtgtgtggggggggggcaggtttCGATGTAATGTAGATTGGCAACAATACCATTGTATCGTACAACTAATTAATGCAATGCATTTATCTATCTACAGTAGATCGTTTATTACTATTAgcgttatacagtgcgtcccagaaaaaacgaaaccgagatttagcgatgatttatcataacttaatcataaataaaatagacaaatgacctatcaatgtaaagcttagagtctcctctttcatctggtattacttagattattcctcattcacgcatgagtgagtaaagacaattcgaagagaggatgccaaaaactcacttggcggggggtatctgaatttcaaaaagaaaatcacatgactaaaaagttcaatatctgctcttttctttgatacctcaatcacagaaaatggacaagaattaaaaaagttatgatccctcgaaataATGGTTGTATttccctaatttcattaaataaacttgttttcaccggtttcccacagaagctatcgcacggtaacaaaagacttcatgcatggctgatcgtcaacaaaacggagtgtcgagttagtttgaacgctagcctgtaaaacctcttaattttctgaaattattgaaattcaagccttatttcaaataaccagaactttgtcatttcttgaccattttctgtaattgaggtatcaaattaaagagcagatattgaactttttcaaaatgagattttctttttaaaacacagatacggcccgccaagtgactttttggtacccccttttcaaattgtttttgctcactcatgcgtgaatgagaaataatctaagtaataccagatgaaagaggagattctaagctttacattgataggtaatttgtctattttatttatgattaagtcatgataaatcatcgctaaatctcggtttcgttttttctgggacgcactgtattactaaaaaatgaagaatcTTACTGCTTTTCACCAAAAACCTTCAAAAATCACCCTAAAATGGACAAAGAATCCTTTAAATTATCTATTAatcccaaaatatattttttttaccccaaaagCTTCTAAATATccgaaaatttcaaaatatgggGATGGAAATCCCCATGGTAACGCGGTAACGCTGAATCAACATGCTTGATAAACTAATTAGTATTTCTTACTTGTGGATTCTTTTGGCGGAGTGTCCTTTGTGTCTAATACCAAATCGATTAACAGGTTTCCGGTGGCCGCTATTTCGTACAGTGCTAGGAGCGAGAAGGTCAAATTTGTGACGAAGGCGTAAAATCTCGGATCGAAATACATCACCCAGGAAAATATCTGATAACCCCATGTGTAGATGAGTGTAATAAGTCGATATATAATGAATAACCATCTTGGAATAGGCCACTAAATtggaaaagaatgaaagagaaaattgTCCGCAGTTAAAGGAAatgttcaccctgacaaaaagttcatctaaaaatagctgaagaagtaataaaaaagatggtgaaggtttgataaaatTCCATCAAGATTTAAAGGTTATTCTCcatatattacttttattttgtgaCATCACCTACGAGCAACTTCTCTTTTTATCGAGTGTTAAAAATCGAatgtcacttaaaaaaaatttataccATCAGTGTATCAACAAATCATTCCAAACCTGAGCCTAacgaaagaaaacaaaatttagtcattgtgaattatattgaaattcatgtattttatatatcgCAAAATTTATGGGACAGCTTCGCGTATATATACTTAAAAAAGATTCTGATTACGTTTTTGTATTTCCCTCCAACCTTCACCGATGTCTTTTTACGTTTATGTTTTCTGTtgttttacaacaaactttttgtcagagTAAACGCGTTCTCTCTGGCACAACCTTAACTTGTGTAAAGATGGTGGGTATATTATAGATTTATACAATATTATGAGTCGTTTTTATTAATCATGCGGCAAAGTGCGGCTGAAGCCATATGGAGGTAAATCAGTTTTAATAGCCGAAGCCAGCTAAAATAGATTAACACAATAATTTCACTGTCAAATGAATTAAATGTCACGATAATGAATCAACGCCAATGCAGATATAAGCCTACCTGTGTTCGGGTAAAATCCCTGCAGGATTGCCATCTTAATCCACACTCAAAGCAGCACTGTGCCATCGCCTAGAGATATGTTTATATATCTTTTGATGcagaaaaaaatgcaagaaaTATTTTCGCCTAATATAACATTCTTAGGCCCCCAAATGGGCACGGTGTAAAGAGAAGACTACTTTATCCCCGAGATACATGTAGCTTGAGGAAGATGGGTGGGGGTGGAGCGGTCTTGTCTATTATGCATACGGGAGTGTTCAATGCGTACCCAATTTTTTAGTGAACATCAATAAtcacaatgataatgattttatttcagaatATGTCAAAAAAATATGACCAAAGAAACAAATATACTATCCTTCCTTAAAACAAAtcgtgtgggggggggggtacagtgCTGGTagtgacgacgacgatgataatgatgatgattgtattGATGGtagtgacgatgatgatgacgatgatgatgattataatgatgataatgacgatgatgatgattattatgatggtaattacgatgatgattataatgatggtaataacgacgacgacgatgatgatgatgatggtgacgattataatgatggtaattacgatgatgattattataatgatggtgatgatgatgatagaaatGACGATAATGAAGAagttgataatgatggtgatgatggtaatgacgcTGATGATGAAAGATAATGGTGACGATTATAATGATGGCAATGAAGACGACgaggacgatgatgatgatgattatgaagattATAGTGAtggtaatgacgatgatgattatgatgataaagatgatattataagataatgatgatgatgacgtttGTAATGATAGTGATTATGCGGATCAATCCCAATCGTCGACGTCGCCCATAGACAAAGATTCGAATGAGTGTCGGGTACtttgaaaaaggaaaatagCATGAAACATGCAGCGACACAAATTtattagacaaaaaaaatcgcATAAGCAATTAGAAAATATTATatagatgaaaattttgatataagcTTGTATGCAAAAATCACAACTTACCCCGAATATGTTAACGGCACGAGTTTATAAACATTCTTCCGAAACTCTGTTGTATAGTTTATGCGGCTCAATTATTGGTAATATTCCCTTTCGTCCAGTTGCTGTCGTCATTATAGTACGAGCAAGagttaatgaaatgaaaacaaaattttgaaaagctGCAGGAAATGAAAATGTCACAATTCGACATATTTATTTAGCAATCAAATTATTTGTACTGTGTCATTCCCGCATTCCTCACAAGTGTAACCAACTATCCCACGCCATGCAGTTGGGATTTGCATTAATGGTTGAGCGAACTTATTGTAAGAAGAAACATGGTACTTATATTTGGACTTGAATTCTTTCGCTGTTTGATAAGAGAATACTCGCCAAAACAACAATAGAGGAAACCGGTTAGCGGTgaacaaattttgacaaaatacgTGAGAGTGTGTCCGCAATAATAAATAGTGCTGGTCATTTTCTAAATGATCATCAGAGCTCTTCATATGGCTATTCATTATTaccatcagaaaaaaatatacaaggcTACGTAAATATGGATGGAATAATAATATCTCTGCTTACCCAGGCTTGGGTAGCCACCCCCCCTTCTAACATACCGAGCGCCTGTCGAGATGGCAGACGATCtgctggggtccgttgcagaaagagttgtgtttaaacgcaagtcaaaaaatcaatcgcaagtcccaaatgcgcgctgttgattggttgaaaatcaagttgcgcttgatattttagagttgcgattgattgcaactctttctgcaacgggacccAGGTCCCCTTtccataaagacttgttataataacaagtgCACAATTCtaatttctataacaaaatcagccaatcagattgaaggatgtctgtagcttttaactgttattgtaattttttttattgtaacacGTTTTATGAAACGGATCCCAGATCTCTGTTATTGTTATACCAGTGGCAGATCCAGGTAAAGATCCTTTTTCACGAAGGATGATTAACTTGTGGATTCTCAGCTTATCttactcatccatcattcacattttcatccAATTTCCCCCTGTCAATCATCACACAATATTActttttgttatgtttcttttccttctgaacATCCCAaatttatgatttgatgagcctggatGTACAGTAATTCGGAAAATCtccctgctcagatcctggatgtaaaaatgggggttaaCATGCCATAGACAATGCATCAATGCTGAAAACTTGGAAATTCCAAGTTGGGTtaaaatgcaccactgttacgtaacagagtgtgtattcaaaaccgctaatgcgcgaccaatgaaattttcatagaagttagatcatgaaatgagctttctactcatgaacatttatttgagaatacTACCatattttagaattaattcagccctatgtcagagggacattttttttgaggggggacgcgctgtatattatgtcactatataaaatctTCGCTTTGCGCTCGGATGATGTAACTGATGCTTACTGGTCACTGGATAGATTACGGGACAAGTTTTCtgtttttcagtgttttatCTTCAACCTGGTGCACTATTTTTGTTATAATCTGCTGATTAACACTTCATAGTAAAGACTGGTCACGAAATATCTGCAGAAAAGTAAGctaaaattgtgattttcaatGAGATTTATGAAGTGAATTTGTGTTATCTGTACTACGATATACGTAAGCCCATATGCAACACGTTGTACGGTACATTGCATTCAGTACAGTTCATGCCCGTTATAGCAACATGGGTGCATTTGCATATGAATGGTAAACATTTCGAACAAGTATGATGATGGTGTCTTGGAAGCGTCCATGGCCGTGGAGCTtacatattgcatatttcatgCTCTACATTGGCTTGTCAATAACTATTTGCAATAATTCAGATGGATTTCTTGCTCCAAAACCTAAAGCTCGATACTCCAATCTCTACATCCAGAAAGGATACTTGAAATCTCGTATCCCATATTATAGTAACGCTATCGCTAGTCTCAACATTAGGATCATCTGCTGTGGTGACGTGAATCCTAATCCAGCCCCATGTGTTAGATCACGTCTCTCTGATAAAACTCAAATTCGA
Protein-coding sequences here:
- the LOC121424337 gene encoding protein rolling stone-like, with the protein product MAQCCFECGLRWQSCRDFTRTQWPIPRWLFIIYRLITLIYTWGYQIFSWVMYFDPRFYAFVTNLTFSLLALYEIAATGNLLIDLVLDTKDTPPKESTTLSLRYTIQWVLYDVLVTWSLIVAIVYWAFLFEQNTDALSWVEDITIHLLPAAFTLLEVTVTATPCLFGHVVYPITYGMMYLTFTLIYWAVSGGVVYFFLDYGENPVTSIIALLSLAAAIFVIYTVVWVVTNLRQWVARKTNDCRCGSRAKYDVEKNTENQGHHSEGGEGIVDHVF